The sequence TGCGTGTCGGCGAAGATCCGCAGCCGGTCGGCCGCCCGCGGCGACGGCCAGGGCAGCGCCTGCAGGGCCTGCACCGACAGGTCGAGCGCCAGCACCGAGGCGGCCAGGCAGGCCAGGTAGACCGGGAACAGCCGGAAGCCGCGCCGCAGCATGAAGGCCGGCCACGGGTCGGGCCGCTCGCGCGACAGCAGCATGCCGATCACGAAGCCGCTGAGCAGGATGAACACCGTGACGGCGAAGCTGCCGTTGGCCAGCAGCCAGCCGGCGCCCGCCTGCTTGTCGAGCGCCAGCGCCGCCATGGTGCTGACGTGGGTGACGAACACCCACAGCGCCATATAGCCGCGCAGGCCTTCGAGGGAGCGGATCTTGTCGGTCATCGCCCTGGCCTCACAGTACCGGCAGCGACGGCGCTTCGCGCAGCGCGGCGATCAGGCGGGTGCAGTCGAACGGCGGCGGCTCCTCCACCTCGCAGGCCAGCGCATCGGCCAGGCTGTAGCGCGGGTCGACCGCGCGGCCGGTGCCGAGGTAGTAGTCGGCGAACTTGACGAAGCCCTCGCTGCCGCTCTCGCGCAGCCAGACCGCCGGGATGCCGTAGGCCTCGGCCACGATCAGGCCGTGCAGCGAGGTCGACACGATGCGCTCGCAGGCGGCGATCTCGCTGACCACCGTCTGCCAGTCCTGCCGCACGTCGATCACCGGGAAGCCGCAGTCGCGGTAGCGCTCGAGGTCCTTGTAGTGCGGCACCAGGCCGACGCGGTGGCGGGTCTCGCGCGGCGGCGAGAAGAACCACGGCAGGATCAGCGCCGGATCGCCGAACAGCGGCGGGCAGTCGATGCCGTTGGCCAGCAGCACGTCGCGGGTGAACGGGCCGCGCACCGCCAGCACGCGCAGCTCGGGTACCCGCATGCGCGGCTTGAGGAAGGCCAGCTTGCCCGGCTTGGCGTAGTAGGCGTCGTAGAAATGCGGGTGCACGCCGGTGCCCCACACCACGTCGCCGTCCAGCCCCTTGTCGAGCACCGAGCCGACCGCCAGCAGCTTGCCGCGGCGGTCGGCGGCGGCGCGCACCACCGGCCGGCCGGTGACCCAGGCCACCACGGCGGCCGACAGCTGGTCGCCGAAATTGCTGACGTCGTTCCAGTAGTACAGCGGGAGTGCGGATTCTGAGACGGACATTTTTTACTTACTCCTGGAAACCAGTCATCGAGGTGAATACCCCTGCCTTGCGATATGCGGCGGCCCATGCGCAGGGAAAAACCAGGCTCACCGCGGAGGACGCGAAGGACGCCGAGGCAAGCTCGCCGGCTTGCAGGGCCTGGCCCCTCCGCCGCGTCCTCGGCGTCCTCCGCGGTAAAGGCCGTTGCCTTGCCAGATCGATCTGCATGCCGCGCGCCTAGGACCGGGCCGCGCCCGGCCGCGCGCCGAGCCCCTCGGCCAGCGCCCGCTGCAGCCCGGCCAGGAGGCCGCGGCGGAACAGCAACAGGAACAACCCGTAGGCCGCCACGCCGGCCGCCACCATCGCCGGCAGCCGCAGCCCCGGCGGCCAGGCCGCCAGCGCCAGGCCCAGCGCGTAGACGATCGCCGCCATCGCGCCGGCGCCGAGCGCGGCCTGCGGCACGCCGCGCCACTGCGCGGCGAGGCCGATGCCGCTGGCGCGGCGCAGCGCCAGGCAGTCGACCGGGGTGGCCGGCAGCAGCCGCAGCGCCCATACCGCGGCGGCCCAGGCCAGCGTCGGCTGCGCCGGCAGCAAGAGGCCGGCCAGCACCATGGCGAGCTGGATCGCGGCGTTCCACACCATGCCGGCCGGCCGGCCGACCGCGTTCATGGCCGGCGCGGCGAACATGCGCGGGAAGAACTGGAAGGTGAGCAGCGAGAGCAGCGCGATCAGCGGCACCGCCGCCAGCCAGCGCTCGCCGAAGGCCAGCCGCACCACCTCGTCGGCGCAGGCGGCCAGGCCGGCGAACAGCGGGAACAGCAGCGCGCAGCAATAGCCGACCGCCTGGTGATAGCGCTGGTGCAGCGCGACGCGGTCGTCCTGCACGCGCGAGAACAGTGGCAGCGCCAGCTGGCCGACCGCGCCGGCGAATACGTCGCGCAGCACGTCGACGGTGCGGAAGGCCAGGTTGAAATAGCCGGCCGCCTGGCTGCCCAGCAGCGCGCCGACCAGCACGACGAAGCTGCGCTGCACCGCCTGCACCAGCAGCAGGTTGACGGTGGAGAAGCCGCCGAAGCCGGCCAGGAAGCGCAGCGCCGGGCCGTCGAGCCGCAGCCGCGGCCGCTCGGCCACGCTGAACCAGATGCAGGCCGAGGCCAGGCCGGTCATCAACAGCTGCTGCGCCACCAGGCTCCACGGCCCGGCGCCGACTATCGCCAGCGCGATGCCGGCCAGGCCGCCGGCCAACCGGCCGACCAGGGTGCGCACGGCGATCGGGCGGAAATCCATCGCCCGCCGCTGCCAGGCCGCCACCGCGCTGGTCGCCGCCGACAGCGGCAGGCTCAGCCCCATGGCGCGCAGCAGCGGCGCCAGGCCCGGCTCGCCGAGCTGCGCGGCGAAGGCGTCGGCGCCGAACCAGCACAGCGCGCACAGCAGGCAGCCGAGCAGCAGCGTGCCGGTATGGGCGCTGTCGTAATGGGCCGCGCCGGCGTCGCGGCGCTGGATCAGGCCGACCTGCAGCCAGCTCTCGATCGGCACGTTCAAGAGCTGCACCACGCCGAGCGCCATGGCCGCCAGGCCGAGCTCGGACGGGGTCAGGTGATGGGCGTAGACCGGCAGCGCGGCCAGCGCGACGCCGAACACGCCGACGCTTTCCAGCGTGGTCCAGGCCAGCGAACGGACGACCTTGCCCTGCGGCGCGTTCATCGCGGTGCCTCCTGCTGCGTGATCTGCGCATGGGGCGATAGGCGACGCGCCCACGCCCTCCCCTTCGAGGGAAGCGCCGGGGTGGGGATGGGGTATGCGAATCCGCTCCCCAGCCGACCCCATCCTCCTGCCTGAGCCGGCCGCCCCGACCTCCCCCTTGAATGAGGAGGAGCAAGCATTTGCAATGCGTCGCAAGTCATCGCGGCCTCGCCTTGAAGCGCAGGCAGTAGTAGAGGAAGACCGCGATCTCCAGCGTGTAGCGGCGCGCCAGCCGGCGCGGCTCGCACAGCAGCCGGTAGCTCCATTCGAGGTGGGCGGCGCGCATCCAGGCCGGCGCGCGGCGCGCCTCGCCCGACAGGAAATCGAACAGCGCGCCGACCGCGAAGGTCGCCGGCACGGCCAGCTGCGCGCGGTGGTCGAGGATCCAGCGCTCCTGCAGCGGATTGCCCAGCGCCACCAGCAGCACGTCGGGCTTGGCCCGGGCGATGTCGGCCAGCACCGCGACCGGGTCGGCCATGCCGCCGTAGCCGTCGCGCACGCCGACCACCCGCTGGCCGTGGCGCGACTCGATGACCGCGGCGGCGCGGCGCGCCACGCCGGGCCGGCCGCCGAGCAGGTAGACGCGGCGCGGCGTGGCGGCGAAGAAGGCCGGCAGGAAGTCGGTGCCGTTGAGGTTGGCGGCGAAGCGGCGGCCGTGCAGCAGCAGCGCGCCGAGGTCGATGCCGATGCCGTCGTTGAAGATCAGCAGCCCCGGCGCCGCCATCTCGGCCCGCAACGGCTGGCACTTGACGATGAAATTGGTGTTGGCGAAGAACACGCAGCTGGGCTGGCCGGCCGCCATGCGCCGCTCCAGCAGCGCGATCGCCTGGTCAGTGTCGGCGCTGGCGACCGCGAAGCCGGCGATGGCCAGCGTGCCGTCGGCGGCCGGTTGCGGCCGCGCCCTGCCCCGCCCGGCCGGGCCGCGGCCGAACACCGCCGGCCACAGCCGCCGCAGCAGCGCCGCCAGCGGCATCAGCAGCAGCACGGCGCCGACGGTATAGGCCAGGCCGAACAGCGGCGAGGCCGACTTGAAATCGTGCGGCAGGCCGAACAGCTTCACGCCGATCCCGGTGAACAGGCTGAAGGCCAGCACGTGCAGCGGGAACAGCACCAGGCTGTCGCGCGCCAGCCGCCGCGCCAGCGCGCTGTCGGGCAGGCGGCGGGCCACCGCGGCGACCAGGCCGATGCCGGCGAAGGCGGTCGGCAGGTAGAGCGCCGGCCAGCGGCCGAACACCAGGTAGTTGAGGTCGACCCGGCCGTTCAGCGCGGTCAGCGCCGCCACCGCGCCAGCCA is a genomic window of Chitinimonas koreensis containing:
- a CDS encoding polysaccharide pyruvyl transferase family protein; the encoded protein is MSVSESALPLYYWNDVSNFGDQLSAAVVAWVTGRPVVRAAADRRGKLLAVGSVLDKGLDGDVVWGTGVHPHFYDAYYAKPGKLAFLKPRMRVPELRVLAVRGPFTRDVLLANGIDCPPLFGDPALILPWFFSPPRETRHRVGLVPHYKDLERYRDCGFPVIDVRQDWQTVVSEIAACERIVSTSLHGLIVAEAYGIPAVWLRESGSEGFVKFADYYLGTGRAVDPRYSLADALACEVEEPPPFDCTRLIAALREAPSLPVL
- a CDS encoding oligosaccharide flippase family protein, with the translated sequence MNAPQGKVVRSLAWTTLESVGVFGVALAALPVYAHHLTPSELGLAAMALGVVQLLNVPIESWLQVGLIQRRDAGAAHYDSAHTGTLLLGCLLCALCWFGADAFAAQLGEPGLAPLLRAMGLSLPLSAATSAVAAWQRRAMDFRPIAVRTLVGRLAGGLAGIALAIVGAGPWSLVAQQLLMTGLASACIWFSVAERPRLRLDGPALRFLAGFGGFSTVNLLLVQAVQRSFVVLVGALLGSQAAGYFNLAFRTVDVLRDVFAGAVGQLALPLFSRVQDDRVALHQRYHQAVGYCCALLFPLFAGLAACADEVVRLAFGERWLAAVPLIALLSLLTFQFFPRMFAAPAMNAVGRPAGMVWNAAIQLAMVLAGLLLPAQPTLAWAAAVWALRLLPATPVDCLALRRASGIGLAAQWRGVPQAALGAGAMAAIVYALGLALAAWPPGLRLPAMVAAGVAAYGLFLLLFRRGLLAGLQRALAEGLGARPGAARS
- a CDS encoding WecB/TagA/CpsF family glycosyltransferase — its product is MKSWSATVDNMKAIGIVLVLLGHAPGLPAFFKYAVYGFHVPLFFLLAGFLLAPERLAQPPAAAARRLGRTLLLPYALFFALSWAWWLLTRDGSAHAARDAAQAWYAPLAGLALGYGEALTVNYALWFFPALFATALLHHLLRRRLDAGPACAAALALALAVVLLREPSWPRLPWGLDNALVALGFYAAGALLRQWSEQRPARLVEPPPPRWAWPAALALAGAVAALTALNGRVDLNYLVFGRWPALYLPTAFAGIGLVAAVARRLPDSALARRLARDSLVLFPLHVLAFSLFTGIGVKLFGLPHDFKSASPLFGLAYTVGAVLLLMPLAALLRRLWPAVFGRGPAGRGRARPQPAADGTLAIAGFAVASADTDQAIALLERRMAAGQPSCVFFANTNFIVKCQPLRAEMAAPGLLIFNDGIGIDLGALLLHGRRFAANLNGTDFLPAFFAATPRRVYLLGGRPGVARRAAAVIESRHGQRVVGVRDGYGGMADPVAVLADIARAKPDVLLVALGNPLQERWILDHRAQLAVPATFAVGALFDFLSGEARRAPAWMRAAHLEWSYRLLCEPRRLARRYTLEIAVFLYYCLRFKARPR